A window of the Electrophorus electricus isolate fEleEle1 chromosome 11, fEleEle1.pri, whole genome shotgun sequence genome harbors these coding sequences:
- the LOC113574667 gene encoding syncoilin-like isoform X7, which produces MCAGFSRTVSFDPRSQFQMSSSAIKVEVMSKKGENHTEMDKDEKGCEDMLSESRCAKEEQCERPWVEGEESERRCLMLPGGVDSQRSLTGEEEHYGGSFWTGEHGEEPAEQREALAGRPAQDSSLGDSGDLMQWCVGEEVACAFEACIEEVGRLQRQQEELVQELLAEEEVLVQAGGALRPLLERAHGDLAHTHLHKHRLQEEVAQVKKQLFATVRECVQNQVTLAAQQYEVAQLALVQEELRAEVSGHLRELERLREEHQRRLAALVERVQGFRRPRAMSDLSQCRRATAELTRRTWVSMANLNDWYEPRLLALLRRKQAAEGTLRKTREFGQSLKSHVRPLSQETQRLELERARLQQRIRLMEQERRESVTLHRETVSALEDRIQNLQTELQVQININREVAELNECLTTKTTLYRSILHSCPLYTGGV; this is translated from the exons ATGTGTGCCGGATTTTCAAGGACTGTTTCTTTTGATCCAAGGTCACAATTTCAAATGTCTTCCAGTGCCATAAAGGTTGAGGTGATGTCAAAGAAGGGGGAGAATCATACAGAGATGGACAAGGATGAGAAAGGGTGCGAGGACATGCTCTCCGAGAGCAGGTGTGCAAAAGAGGAGCAGTGTGAGAGGCCCTGGGTGGAGGGAGAAGAGTCAGAAAGGAGGTGTTTAATGCTGCCAGGTGGAGTAGACTCTCAGAGAAGCCtcacaggagaggaggagcactACGGTGGGAGCTTTTGGACCGGAGAACACGGAGAAGAACCTGCGGAGCAGAGAGAGGCATTGGCGGGACGTCCAGCCCAGGATAGCTCCTTGGGGGACAGCGGTGATCTCATGCaatggtgtgtgggtgaggaggtggcaTGTGCTTTCGAGGCATGCATAGAGGAGGTCGGGCGCCTGCAGCGGCAGCAGGAGGAGCTTGTGCAGGAGCTGCTGGCAGAGGAGGAGGTCCTGGTGCAGGCAGGCGGAGCCCTGCGTCCGCTGCTGGAGCGAGCGCATGGTGACCTGGCCCACACCCACCTGCACAAGCACCGGCTGCAGGAGGAAGTGGCGCAGGTCAAGAAGCAACTGTTCGCCACCGTCAGGGAGTGCGTGCAGAACCAGGTGACCCTGGCAGCGCAGCAGTACGAGGTGGCCCAGCTCGCCCTGGTGCAG GAGGAGCTGCGTGCGGAGGTGTCGGGGCACCTGCGGGAGCTGGAGCGGCTCCGGGAAGAGCACCAGCGCAGGCTGGCCGCCCTGGTAGAGCGAGTGCAGGGCTTTCGTCGGCCACGGGCCATGAGCGACCTCTCGCAGTGCCGCCGCGCGACAGCCGAGCTCACCCGACGCACCTGGGTGAGCATGGCCAACCTGAACGACTG GTATGAGCCAAGGTTGCTGGCCTTGCTGAGGAGAAAGCAAGCGGCTGAGGGCACCCTGCGGAAGACCCGGGAATTCGGGCAGAGCCTGAAGAGCCATGTGCGTCCCCTTTCGCAGGAGACTCAGAGGCTGGAGCTCGAGAGAGCACGTCTGCAGCAGAGGATCCGTCTGATggaacaggagaggagagagagcgtgacCCTGCACAGG GAGACTGTATCAGCTCTAGAGGACAGGATACAAAACCTGCAAACAGAGCTCCAGGTCCAGATCAACATCAACCGAGAAGTTGCTGAGCTGAATGAATGCCTCACTACAAAAACTACTTTATACAG GTCTATTCTCCACAGTTGCCCACTTTATACAG gagGTGTTTAG